From a single Osmerus mordax isolate fOsmMor3 chromosome 6, fOsmMor3.pri, whole genome shotgun sequence genomic region:
- the rnf41l gene encoding RING finger protein 151 has protein sequence MGYDLERFVGYVNEGLLCCVCRDVLERPLQAPCEHAYCSACISSWLLQHQSCPEDRLPLDISTLRPLHRYMRNDLSRLQVRCVNAEQGCDRISPLETLHTHEDECEFTLMRCSNTGCPVQVERRGLEDHLTECDFRSRACPNGCGHTLLSVDQSQHNCVAVLRAEVEMLRAEMLNKVEEVRREMESRLDSQRRHMVQKESMLKSEVEELKGQLSRVMCDVRALLGAERLRRQELVEAMQPIRRQDTADQPIRSQQEDQEPMWREQLTRGLQREAAKQASTQSLSSAQSLLVLAQPLAPPLSPQLGDSPRKALDCIKKKNREVTVI, from the exons aTGGGATATGATCTGGAGAGGTTTGTGGGCTATGTAAACGAGggtctgctgtgctgtgtgtgtcgggACGTGTTGGagcgccccctgcaggctcCATGTGAGCACGCCTACTGCAGCGCCTGCATCAGCagctggctgctgcagcaccagTCCTGCCCTGAGGACAGGCTGCCCCTGGACATCAGCACCCTCAGACCCCTGCACAG gtacaTGAGGAACGACCTGAGCCGCCTGCAGGTGCGATGTGTTAATGCAGAGCAGGGCTGTGACAGGATCAGCCCCCTGgagactctacacacacacgaggatgAGTGTGAGTTCACACTCATGCGCTGCTCCAACACAG GCTGCCCAGTGCAGGTGGAGAGGCGGGGTCTGGAGGATCACCTGACCGAGTGTGACTTCAGGAGCAGGGCGTGTCCAAACGGCTGTggccacaccctcctctcagtggaccaatcacagcacaaCTGTGTTGCGGTGCTGCGCGCTGAAGTGGAGATGCTAAG GGCGGAGATGCTGaacaaggtggaggaggtgaggcgtGAGATGGAGTCACGACTCGACTCCCAGAGGAGACACATGGTGCAGAAGGAGTCCATGCTGAAGAGTGAAGTGGAGGAGCTCAAG ggccagCTGTCGAGGGTGATGTGTGACGTCCGGGCTCTGCTGGGGGCGGAGCGTCTTCGGAgacaggagctggtggaggccatgcagccaatcaggagacaggacacagccgaccagccaatcagaagccaGCAGGAAGACCAGGAGCCAATGTGGAGAGAGCAGCTGACCAGAGGCCTGCAGAGAGAGGCGGCCAAGCAAGCCTCCACCCAATCACTGTCCTCCGCCCAGTCCCTATTGGTGCTGGCTCAGCCCTTGGCTCCGCCCTTGTCGCCGCAGCTGGGTGACAGCCCCCGCAAGGCCCTCGACTGCATCAAGAAGAAGAACCGTGAGGTCACCGTCATCTGA
- the virma gene encoding LOW QUALITY PROTEIN: protein virilizer homolog (The sequence of the model RefSeq protein was modified relative to this genomic sequence to represent the inferred CDS: inserted 2 bases in 1 codon), which translates to MMAGDTSTELLFLDTFKHQSAELTNVDVVRFPCGVLITEVRVIPPGIKAHSSLPDCRAFGETSPHAFQLELFFNNVTKPNSPTFHRLGSLEYDENKSIIFRPSGKVNTDGLVLRGWYTSLTVAVYGTAERSHGHDRDSPPPPXPPPPPQQQGGAKRVMKQEWDKEEQYNGSPPRPAPRGPRTPPGPPPPDDDEEEQVPVAVGVAVKTESCSGREDSLEAVTPERSLPLDEAYSDAEPEGEGEEPEEEEEPEEEEEARTDESVPDEEEDEEEEDEGDDGYEQISSDEDDLDNSFKLPSFDMDYTPEDLASVPPVQYDPYERELRPLLFFTPPYKTRFDTQLEKARGGAAPGGVEGPEAEAVAQLRELLAGIGEDRGAGWVTALEHASGLLAKGLGCLIGQGEGEWEEPLGALVQWALQGLSMDIALTQPIALNLRQLKAGAKLASCLAESPQGLTVLLREGALGLLLELLHRDHISSTLKLSILRALDALTSAPAGVEAFLHSEGTQRSGYQRLVQLFLREETVRVVTAGNAVLQKSHAYEVLTDLQRTAAAWSDPPQEEMEEAESPMEEEPVLGPSPVSEAELDRMAGVLEELHHLLETAPHSMVQPPGKAFPTSARITGPQERDDPYPTLYRYMHACNFLESMAVVLSEAAGAGHVGVTQAVRELLRFLSLTQSGLLFLLAQPTPTNLILRLLATVAEAEGEETVFSGGDGEHAGPGLGEEGLGAWLMQALHALQSVSELMRHVAAGGEGGEGLEEGDNADVLGMLHALYLITFTQTGRSAVAHVFSLDSNLTCLLTLLQHHGKDGLGEAKARKPVTYNYACMLLLLVVQTSNDLRMMEQSASMLLAHAKTDDTNTKLQELSKWLEPLEKLRFDISSIPALIDYIKQNLENMLTLEGTGIVTALRVLSQLACPPPAVEGQQKDLRWSLAVIQLFSGEGLDTCVRVLQKLCGVLLQPWRVHGHMGPTPPRCLILSVCVNTLRLLRAMLMELLRGGAFQFRDTRVACVLVSLHMIVCSVPASGRLDGEESRVQALIVDVLLTFTQGVSEQVTHTEETLASNTWSLMLREVLGSLLKAPEGIYSGFTLLSELLPLPLPMHSTQEISLQDVAVALNTRKLWSMHLRAQWRGLSEALKCVCGTSCPPLLAMLRRVCVQLADLSSPTASLIMKTLLELLLGELQQVEGKCVCWNQVLRVLSLLDALVSQRACKSAALNLLASIAPGDEPPLADLFPLLLSLLAVPADPSLQQQHCSELVATILQSLCDQDISLVLSSPGEGCVSEADQLAHALPGRELMPVVCSALLEAAGSPDSSPALLLTCIRTLMFLTEHDYGLYHLKGALKKHGAGLCSLLKRQTLSFNKDSTELLSAVLDLLRQTLHTDPLSCLGEEAQGSGEEAQGSGEEAQGFPPPSRSLALTTSEMKAVLQWDESDSHPLTTLEKLITKLGKEDDALEALLENVIGLRQMLKSSADTPPSPDTEPILPAPESLLVQFNHRTVFILSEAVDDQLKALWFSPFHTDDLEAELHTVKVDLVSLAQECCPDLDLRAELEHAFLSEPSSPGHSKNPKNLRLGKHKHETFITSSGKSGYVEPAKRAHIMAAPRGRGGRGAFGQLCRPHDIFRQRKQNTSRPPSMHVDDFVAAEFKDIGTPLGLLPPKRPPKSSPKPPTRGLFLGNRGGGGGGGGRGAAFHSQTRFFTPPQPKGVLLSGNYARREGGRGASWSGQMAALAHRGTYSEPRGGQGNFTRGPIPSRQPPAGAYRLAPRDRAPRGRGGAGLSWMGGGGGGGGGGGGGGGGGGGGGGGRGSQGGKFSSGGGSGGGRGRHVRSFTR; encoded by the exons ATGATGGCGGGGGATACTTCAACAGAGCTTTTGTTTTTAGATACATTTAAACATCAGAGCGCAGAG TTGACCAACGTAGACGTGGTGCGTTTCCCATGCGGCGTTTTGATCACAGAGGTGCGAGTAATTCCCCCGGGAATCAAAGCACACAGCAGTTTACCCGACTGTAGGGCATTCGG GGAGACATCTCCTCATGCCTTCCAGTTGGAGCTGTTCTTCAACAATGTCACCAAACCCAACAGCCCCACGTTCCATCGACTGGGCAG TCTGGAATATGATGAAAACAAGTCCATCATCTTCAGGCCCAGTGGAAAG GTGAACACAGACGGGTTGGTTCTGCGGGGATGGTACACCAGCCTGACGGTGGCGGTGTATGGGACAGCAGAACGCTCACATGGACACGACCgtgactccccccctccccc cccccccccacccccacagcaGCAGGGTGGAGCCAAGAGGGTCATGAAACAAG AGTGGGATAAAGAGGAACAGTACAACGGCAGCCCCCCTAGACCAGCCCCCCGGGGACCCCGCAcccccccaggaccccctcccccagacgatgatgaagaggagcagGTCCCAGtggcag TGGGGGTGGCGGTCAAAACGGAGTCATGCTCGGGGCGTGAAGACTCCCTGGAGGCCGTGACCCCTGAGAGGTCACTGCCCCTGGACGAAGCCTACTCAGATGCTGagccggagggggagggggaggaaccagaggaggaggaggagccagaggaggaggaggaagcacgGACGGACGAGAGTGTtccagacgaggaggaggatgaggaggaggaagatgagg gtgATGATGGCTATGAGCAGATCTCCAGTGACGAGGATGACCTGGACAACAGTTTCAAGCTGCCCAGCTTCGACATGGACTACACCCCTGAGGACCTGGCGTCCGTGCCCCCCGTCCAGTACGACCCGTACGAGCGCGAGCTCCGCCCCCTGCTCTTCTTCACCCCCCCCTACAAGACCCGCTTCGACACCCAGCTGGAGAAGGCCAGGGGGGGAGCAGCGCCTGGGGGCGTGGAGGGGCCCGAGGCGGAGGCTGTGGCCCAGCTGAGAGAGCTCCTGGCTGGGATAGGAGAAGACAGGGGAGCTGGCTGGGTCACAGCTCTGGAGCACGCATCTGGACTGCTGGCCAAAGGGCTCGGCTGTTTAATTGgacaaggggagggagagtgggaggaacCTTTAGGGGCTCTGGTCCAATGGGCTCTTCAGGGTCTGAGTATGGATATTGCTCTGACCCAACCCATCGCACTGAACCTCAGACAGCTGAAAGCTGGTGCTAAGCTGGCATCCTGCCTGGCAGAGTCCCCGCAGGGCCTCACAGTGCTGCTGCGCGAGGGGGCCCTGGGTCTCCTGCTGGAGCTCCTCCACAGGGACCACATCTCATCCACGCTGAAGCTGAGCATACTGAGGGCGCTGGATGCCTTGACCAGCGCCCCTGCTGGTGTGGAGGCCTTCCTACACTCAGAGGGAACACAGAGGAGTGGCTACCAG CGTCTGGTTCAGCTGTTCCTCCGCGAGGAGACAGTGAGGGTGGTAACCGCTGGCAACGCTGTGCTGCAGAAGAGCCACGCCTACGAGGTGCTGACTGACTTGCAGCGCACGGCCGCCGCCTGGAGCGACCccccacag gaggagatggaggaagctGAGAGCCCCATGGAGGAGGAGCCAGTGTTAGGCCCCTCCCCTGTGAGTGAGGCAGAGTTGGACAGGATGGCAGGGGTTCTAGAGGAGCTGCACCACCTGTTGGAGACTGCCCCCCACAGCATGGTGCAGCCCCCTGGGAAAGCCTTCCCCACCAGCGCCCGCATCACCGGCCCCCAGGAGAGAGACGACCCCTACCCTACCctgtacag GTACATGCACGCGTGTAACTTCCTGGAGAGCATGGCGGTGGTGCTGTCGGAGGCGGCAGGGGCAGGGCACGTGGGCGTCACTCAGGCCGTCCGAGAGCTCCTACGATTCCTGTCTCTCACCCAATCAGGGCTGCTGTTTCTCCTAGCCCAGCCCACTCCAACCAACCTCATTCTTCGTCTCTTAGCAACTGTCGCCgaggctgagggggaggagactgtGTTCTCCGGGGGCGACGGGGAGCACGCTGGGCCTGGCTTGGgtgaggagggtctgggggcaTGGCTCATGCAGGCTCTGCACGCGCTCCAGAGCGTGTCAGAGCTGATGAGGCATGTGGcagcggggggggagggcggggaggggctggaggagggcgatAATGCGGACGTGCTGGGCATGCTCCACGCCCTCTACCTCATCACCTTCACGCAGACGGGCCGCAGCGCAGTGGCCCACGTCTTCAGCCTGGACAGCAACCTGACATGCCTGCTCACCCTGCTGCAGCATCACGGCAAGGATGgtctggg AGAAGCTAAGGCCCGGAAGCCGGTCACCTATAACTACGCCtgcatgctgctgctgctggtggtccAGACCTCCAATGACCTGCGCATGATGGAGCAGTCAGCCAGCATGCTGCTGGCCCACGCCAAGACCGATGACACCAACACCAAGCTGCAGg agctcAGTAAGTGGCTGGAGCCTTTGGAGAAACTTCGCTTCGACATCAGCAGCATTCCCGCCCTCATAGATTACATTAAACAG AACCTGGAGAACATGCTGACTCTGGAGGGAACCGGCATAGTGACTGCTCTCAGAGTCCTCTCCCAGCTTGCCTGTCCTCCGCCTGCAGTAGAGG GCCAGCAGAAGGACCTCAGGTGGAGTTTAGCCGTGATCCAGCTGTTCTCGGGTGAGGGCCTggacacgtgtgtgcgtgttctgcAGAAGCTGTGCGGCGTGCTGCTCCAGCCCTGGCGTGTGCACGGGCACATGGGGCCCACGCCGCCACGCTGCCTCATcctcagcgtgtgtgtgaacacactcCGCCTGCTTCGAGCCATGCTGATGGAGCTGCTGCGGGGCGGGGCCTTCCAGTTCAGGGACACGCGTGTGGCCTGCGTGCTCGTCTCCCTGCACATGATCGTGTGCTCGGTGCCGGCGTCCGGACGGCTGgacggagaggagagcagggtgcAGGCGCTCATCGTAGACGTGCTGCTGACCTTCACACAGGGGGTCAGCGAGCAG GTGACCCACACGGAGGAGACCCTGGCCAGCAACACGTGGTCCCTGATGTTGAGGGAGGTGCTGGGCTCCCTGCTCAAGGCTCCTGAGGGCATCTACTCTGGCTTCACCCTGCTGTCAGAGCTGCTGCCTCTGCCCCTACCCATGCACAGCACCCAG GAGATCTCGCTCCAGGATGTGGCGGTGGCCCTTAACACCAGGAAGCTGTGGAGCATGCACCTGCGTGCGCAGTGGCGGGGGTTGTCCGAGgcgctgaagtgtgtgtgtggcaccagctgcccccccctgcTTGCCATGCTGCGCCGGGTGTGTGTCCAGCTGGCTGACCTGTCCTCACCCACCGCCTCCCTCATCATGAAGaccctgctggagctgctgctgggggaACTGCAgca ggtggaggggaagtgtgtgtgctggaacCAGGTCCTTCGTGTGCTGTCCCTATTGGACGCCCTGGTGTCTCAGAGAGCCTGTAAGAGCGCAGCTCTGAACCTGCTGGCCAGCATTGCCCCCGGAGACGAGCCACCATTGGCCGACCTCTTCCCCTTGCTGCTGTCCCTATTGGCTGTCCCAGctgacccctccctccagcagcagcactgCAGCGAGCTGGTGGCAACCATCCTGCAATCTCTGTGTGACCAg GACATCTCCCTGGTGCTGTCGTCGCCGGGGGAGGGCTGTGTCTCCGAGGCAGATCAGCTGGCCCATGCTCTGCCTGGAAGGGAGCTGATGCCAGTGGTGTGCAGCGCCCTGCTGGAGGCTGCTGGGAGCCCAGACAGCAGCCCTGCCCTCCTGCTCACCTGCATCAGAACCCTGATGTTCCTCACAGAGCACGACTATGGACTGTACCACCTTaaggg ggctctGAAGAAGCATGGTGCAGGTTTGTGTTCTCTGTTGAAGAGACAGACGCTCTCCTTCAACAAGGACTCTACTgagctgctgtctgctgtgCTGGACCTGCTCCGACAGACCCTCCACACCGACCCActg AgctgcctgggggaggaggcgcAGGGCTCTGGGGAGGAGGCGCAGGGCTCTGGGGAGGAGGCGCAgggcttcccccctccctcccgctcgcTGGCCCTGACCACCTCTGAGATGAAGGCTGTGCTGCAGTGGGATGAATCTgactctcatcctctcacaaCCCTGGAAAAACTCATCACG aagcTCGGCAAGGAGGATGATGCGTTGGAGGCATTGCTGGAGAACGTGATTGGTCTGAGACAGATGTTGAAAAGCTCAGCGGACACACCTCCTTCCCCAGACACCGAGCCTATTCTGCCCGCCCCTGAATCCCTATTGGTCCAGTTCAACCACAG GACTGTGTTCATCCTGTCTGAAGCTGTGGATGATCAGCTGAAGGCTCTGTGGTTCTCCCCCTTCCACACTGACGACCTGGAGGCCGAGCTGCACACT gtgaaggtgGACCTGGTCAGTCTGGCTCAGGAGTGCTGTCCTGACCTGGACCTGAGGGCAGAGCTGGAACACGCCTTCCTGTCAGAGCCTTCCTCCCCCGGGCACAGCAAGAACCCCAAGAACCTCCGCCTGGGCAAACACAAGCACGAGACCTTTATCACCTCCAG TGGGAAGTCTGGCTACGTGGAGCCGGCTAAGAGAGCTCACATCATGGCGGCGCCGCGTGgccgggggggtcggggggcctTCGGACAGCTGTGCCGTCCTCATGACATCTTCCGCCAGCGCAAGCAGAACACCTCACGACCTCCCAGCATGCACGTAGATGACTTTGTGGCGGCGGAGTTCAAAGACATTGGAACACCTCTGGGGCTGCTGCCCCCCAAACGGCCCCCCAAGAGCTCCCCAAAGCCCCCCACCAGAGGCCTGTTCCTAGGGaaccgagggggaggaggggggggaggggggagaggagcggcCTTCCACAGCCAGACACGCTTCTTCACTCCACCACAGCCCAAAGGAGTGCTGctgtctg gTAACTATGCTCGTAGAGAGGGGGGGCGTGGAGCCTCGTGGAGCGGTCAGATGGCGGCCCTCGCCCACAGAGGCACGTACAGCGAGCCCCGAGGAGGACAGGGTAACTTCACACGTGGCCCCATCCCCTCCAGACAGCCCCCCGCag gTGCGTATCGTCTGGCTCCGCGGGACCGTGCTCCAAGAGGCCGAGGAGGAGCAGGCCTGTcgtggatgggaggagggggaggaggaggaggaggaggcggaggaggcggaggagggggagggggaggagggggcggaagAGGCTCCCAGGGGGGCAAGTTTAGCAGCgggggaggaagtgggggagggagggggagacatgtGCGCTCCTTCACCAGGTAA